A genomic segment from Legionella quinlivanii encodes:
- the minD gene encoding septum site-determining protein MinD, with product MAKIIVVTSGKGGVGKTTTSAAISSGLALKGHKTVVVDFDIGLRNLDIIMGCERRVVYDFVNVINGEASLNQALIKDKRIPELYILPASQTRDKDALTLEGVERVLKDLSAEFDYIVCDSPAGIETGALMAMHFADHAIVVTNPEVSSVRDSDRILGILASKTKRAIDNNSPVQEHLLLTRYDPERVEKGEMLSVEDVKEILAIPLIGVIPESKAVLKASNTGTPVILDEHSDAGLAYQDAIARFLGESRPMRFIQSERKGILRRLFGKNREDVTA from the coding sequence TTGGCTAAAATAATTGTCGTCACTTCAGGCAAAGGGGGAGTAGGTAAAACTACTACATCCGCTGCAATTTCTTCTGGTCTCGCATTAAAGGGTCACAAAACAGTGGTTGTTGATTTCGATATCGGACTTCGTAATCTTGATATTATTATGGGTTGTGAACGTCGTGTGGTGTATGATTTTGTGAATGTCATCAACGGTGAAGCCAGCCTGAATCAGGCATTGATTAAAGACAAACGTATTCCAGAGCTTTACATCCTGCCTGCATCACAAACACGAGATAAAGACGCATTAACTCTTGAAGGAGTTGAGCGGGTATTAAAAGATTTATCAGCTGAATTTGACTATATTGTCTGCGATTCTCCGGCTGGAATTGAAACTGGCGCCTTAATGGCCATGCATTTCGCTGACCATGCCATCGTAGTGACTAATCCTGAAGTGTCATCAGTAAGAGATTCTGACCGAATTCTTGGAATTTTAGCCAGCAAAACCAAGCGTGCAATTGATAATAACAGTCCTGTACAGGAACATTTATTATTGACTCGCTATGATCCTGAGCGAGTGGAAAAAGGAGAAATGCTCTCCGTTGAAGATGTAAAAGAAATTCTGGCTATTCCATTGATTGGAGTAATTCCTGAATCCAAAGCTGTTTTAAAGGCATCCAATACGGGGACACCAGTTATTCTGGATGAGCACAGTGATGCAGGATTGGCTTATCAGGATGCGATTGCCCGCTTTCTTGGCGAAAGCAGACCCATGCGTTTTATCCAAAGTGAACGGAAAGGAATTCTGCGCAGATTATTTGGTAAGAACAGAGAGGATGTCACAGCATGA
- the minE gene encoding cell division topological specificity factor MinE, with protein MSIFNYLRRRNSTASVAKERLQIIISHERTQRNTPDYLPKLQEEILAVIAKYIPITRDKVSVNLERMGDSAVLELNVTMPEEALEEI; from the coding sequence ATGAGTATATTCAATTATTTGAGAAGACGAAACAGTACTGCCTCAGTTGCCAAAGAACGATTGCAAATCATCATTTCGCATGAACGTACTCAGCGAAACACCCCTGATTATCTGCCAAAGCTTCAGGAAGAAATTTTGGCCGTAATTGCGAAATACATCCCGATTACCCGCGATAAAGTCAGTGTTAACCTAGAGCGAATGGGAGATAGTGCTGTATTGGAACTCAATGTAACCATGCCTGAAGAAGCCCTCGAAGAAATCTAG
- a CDS encoding IS4 family transposase, with the protein MHIKRFLHNLLSSTIHGKRFNTLNLFINALLREKKLSLTQLGRALKNKAQEKNNIKRCDRFLGNKNLHGERFSIYQKTAHRLIGTNSRPIILVDWSHVPNTTHYLLRASLVAKGRALSVYEEVFPRQYENSDKAHHLFLQNLKQVLPETSLPILVTDAGFYNSWFRLVLKQGWDYVGRIRGNICYRLDTHTYWEYYCDSKEKATEQGQSLGWGIVSKTDPIETFLYLIKLSGKKRTRFNKYKKKAQSKKDKVYSKSANEPWLLASSLNNTETSFNPFSIYFKRMQIEQNFRDLKSSQYGFSFEHAYSKSIERIQVLLMIAMLATLIAYLTGFVAENKRWHLSFQANTSQKKRVLSLFYLGCRIIQRKFKYRIDYDKAVEALQIEILVAGREL; encoded by the coding sequence ATGCACATAAAGCGATTTTTACACAATTTGCTATCAAGTACTATCCATGGAAAACGATTTAATACGCTTAATTTATTTATCAATGCCTTACTCAGGGAAAAAAAGCTGTCGTTAACTCAGTTGGGGCGAGCATTAAAAAATAAGGCTCAAGAAAAGAATAATATTAAACGCTGTGATCGTTTTTTAGGGAATAAAAACCTGCATGGAGAGCGATTCTCGATATACCAAAAAACAGCCCATAGGTTAATTGGAACAAATAGTCGTCCTATTATCCTGGTAGATTGGAGCCATGTTCCTAATACAACGCATTATTTGCTTAGAGCCTCATTAGTCGCTAAAGGCCGTGCGTTATCAGTCTATGAAGAGGTATTTCCTCGCCAATATGAAAATAGTGACAAAGCGCATCACTTATTTTTACAGAATTTAAAGCAAGTTCTGCCTGAGACAAGTCTCCCGATATTAGTTACGGATGCTGGTTTTTATAATTCATGGTTTCGGTTGGTGTTAAAACAAGGTTGGGACTATGTTGGCCGTATCCGGGGTAATATATGTTATCGATTGGATACCCATACTTACTGGGAATATTATTGTGATTCAAAGGAAAAGGCGACCGAACAAGGACAATCTCTGGGGTGGGGCATTGTCTCTAAAACAGACCCAATAGAAACATTTCTTTATTTAATAAAGCTATCCGGAAAAAAACGTACACGTTTTAATAAGTACAAAAAGAAAGCGCAAAGCAAGAAAGACAAGGTGTATTCAAAATCAGCCAATGAACCTTGGCTTTTAGCAAGTTCATTAAACAATACAGAAACATCGTTTAACCCTTTTTCAATCTATTTCAAACGCATGCAAATAGAGCAGAATTTTCGAGATTTAAAGTCATCTCAATATGGCTTTAGCTTTGAACATGCTTACTCAAAATCAATAGAGCGAATTCAAGTGTTACTAATGATTGCTATGTTGGCTACTTTAATTGCTTATTTAACCGGCTTCGTTGCTGAAAACAAGCGATGGCATCTCTCTTTTCAAGCCAACACATCCCAAAAAAAACGAGTGCTTTCTTTGTTCTATCTCGGCTGTCGAATCATACAAAGGAAATTTAAATATAGAATTGATTATGATAAAGCCGTCGAGGCCCTGCAAATAGAGATACTCGTTGCAGGGAGAGAATTATGA
- a CDS encoding AAA family ATPase, which translates to MLNDSMDKDRREPTMETPPFKPAAWLNKIDFINHLVLLNNVLITVLAEKGGGKSTFAQILKSSLDSGVKAGLINAEAPLNVQQVLSKLYEAFHLRIDAEQSLSNFVQQVNERKVHVLVIIDNAQLLPDLFIKEALLEIKKQGNTGFFHLCLVSDYSLAASINSLDKDLFDNLIHSIELGGLSESETKTYLLKFLPSPRRLDKTMTDKRLAQFYQLTGGYIGRINTQMQDFFNPDTLKASRPRRTGVKAYGLLGAALVGLGFAYTSTQNQTLTVAEPAPAPIPAPQFQEVASLIELPAPSVFLTVPEERLVSSLPNLASHSIQLLRSHIEPALVTEIPSWTVASSSQELQPPPMRRVIEFNTDEDEELNNLVVMDKVVVIPKTVNKANPHAVPAKSLASNKSTKTLPVRPTETSRPAVIQTAKTSKPAVTQFTIQILASRNADDLKRFVAHHIEAKNGKIYRTLREGSEWFVLTLGNFPDLNKAQLAIKSLPGELAQRKPWVRSTSSLKAIG; encoded by the coding sequence GTGCTAAATGATTCCATGGATAAAGACCGCCGTGAACCAACGATGGAAACACCTCCCTTTAAACCCGCAGCCTGGCTTAACAAGATTGATTTTATTAATCATCTGGTTTTATTGAATAATGTCTTAATTACTGTGCTGGCAGAAAAAGGGGGAGGGAAAAGTACTTTTGCCCAAATTTTAAAATCATCTCTCGACTCCGGAGTCAAGGCTGGATTGATTAATGCCGAAGCACCACTTAATGTGCAGCAGGTATTATCCAAACTTTACGAAGCGTTTCATTTGCGAATCGATGCGGAACAAAGTCTGTCTAACTTTGTCCAGCAAGTGAATGAAAGAAAGGTTCATGTGCTGGTTATTATCGATAATGCACAACTTTTACCTGATCTTTTTATCAAAGAGGCATTACTTGAAATCAAAAAACAGGGTAACACCGGCTTTTTCCACTTATGCCTGGTTTCAGACTACAGTCTGGCGGCCAGTATTAATAGTTTGGATAAAGATTTATTTGATAATTTAATTCATAGCATTGAGCTTGGTGGATTATCAGAAAGCGAGACAAAGACCTATCTGTTAAAGTTTCTCCCTTCTCCAAGACGCCTTGATAAAACCATGACTGATAAACGCCTGGCGCAGTTTTACCAATTGACTGGCGGCTATATTGGGCGCATTAACACTCAGATGCAGGATTTCTTCAATCCGGACACCTTAAAGGCCAGCCGCCCCCGTCGTACCGGCGTCAAAGCCTATGGTCTTTTGGGGGCTGCCCTGGTTGGTTTGGGATTTGCTTATACATCCACTCAGAATCAAACCCTGACAGTGGCTGAGCCTGCCCCCGCTCCAATACCCGCCCCTCAGTTTCAAGAGGTAGCTTCACTAATCGAATTGCCGGCGCCTTCGGTCTTTTTGACTGTTCCCGAAGAAAGGCTTGTATCAAGCCTTCCTAATCTGGCAAGCCACTCCATTCAACTTTTACGCTCTCATATTGAGCCGGCACTGGTTACCGAAATCCCTTCCTGGACTGTGGCATCGTCGTCTCAGGAGCTGCAACCGCCGCCAATGAGACGAGTAATCGAATTTAATACGGATGAAGACGAGGAGCTGAATAACCTGGTGGTGATGGACAAGGTGGTTGTGATTCCAAAAACGGTTAATAAAGCAAACCCTCATGCCGTTCCTGCAAAATCACTCGCTAGTAATAAGTCCACGAAGACTTTGCCTGTGCGTCCAACTGAAACGAGCAGGCCCGCGGTTATTCAGACAGCGAAAACCAGCAAGCCGGCAGTTACGCAGTTTACTATTCAAATCCTCGCCAGCCGTAATGCCGATGATTTAAAACGCTTTGTTGCGCATCATATTGAAGCTAAAAATGGAAAGATTTATCGCACACTTCGCGAAGGCAGTGAGTGGTTTGTATTAACGCTTGGTAATTTTCCTGATTTAAATAAAGCGCAACTGGCAATTAAATCCTTACCCGGCGAATTGGCTCAACGCAAACCCTGGGTACGCTCAACGAGCAGCTTAAAGGCGATTGGATAA
- the aroB gene encoding 3-dehydroquinate synthase, whose amino-acid sequence MAKSELYKQILVSLPGQDYPIHIGENLLADPQFLRSVVKSRQVLIVSNETVAPLYMEPLKSVFADRQCDVVLLRDGEQYKNQESLTQIYDRLISASHHRDTCLIGLGGGVVGDITGFAASTYQRGVGFVLIPTTLLAQVDASVGGKTAINHPLGKNMIGSFYQPDAVIIDVKTLASLPKRERQAGFAEVIKYAILKAGDLSNQIRLLLKDPFSEADLLPVIAQCCAIKVSYVQDDEKEQGRRALLNLGHTIGHALEAYTCYERWLHGEAVAIGLYCIALLSREMGYLDQSGVEQVDELLKLAELPRRIPIDINLDRLTLLMAKDKKIKNNKLRFILIKKIGECFIEDKVPADLLQKVLKLAVEGE is encoded by the coding sequence ATGGCGAAGTCTGAGTTATATAAACAGATTTTAGTGAGCTTGCCTGGCCAGGATTATCCAATCCATATTGGAGAAAATCTCTTGGCAGATCCTCAATTTTTGCGGAGTGTTGTTAAATCCAGGCAAGTTTTAATTGTAAGCAATGAAACGGTGGCTCCACTCTATATGGAGCCGTTGAAGTCAGTGTTTGCTGACAGACAATGCGATGTGGTTCTTTTGAGAGATGGCGAGCAATATAAGAATCAGGAAAGCCTGACGCAGATTTATGACAGGCTTATCAGCGCATCGCACCACCGGGATACCTGCCTCATTGGTCTTGGTGGCGGAGTGGTTGGCGATATCACTGGTTTTGCTGCTTCCACTTATCAGCGAGGTGTGGGTTTTGTGCTGATTCCTACAACGCTCCTGGCACAGGTTGATGCTTCCGTAGGCGGGAAAACAGCTATTAATCATCCGCTTGGGAAAAATATGATAGGCAGCTTCTATCAGCCCGATGCGGTGATAATCGATGTCAAAACCCTCGCCAGTTTGCCGAAGCGAGAACGCCAGGCTGGATTTGCAGAAGTGATTAAGTATGCCATCCTTAAAGCCGGTGATTTATCGAATCAAATCAGGCTTTTACTAAAAGATCCTTTTTCTGAAGCTGATTTGTTGCCTGTCATTGCTCAATGCTGTGCAATCAAGGTGAGTTATGTCCAGGATGATGAAAAAGAGCAGGGCCGCCGGGCTTTGCTTAATTTGGGACATACCATCGGGCATGCACTGGAAGCTTATACCTGTTATGAGCGCTGGCTGCATGGCGAGGCGGTAGCCATTGGTTTATACTGTATCGCTTTATTATCGCGAGAGATGGGCTATCTCGATCAGTCCGGAGTCGAGCAGGTGGATGAGCTTTTAAAATTGGCAGAATTGCCGCGCCGCATTCCGATAGATATCAATCTGGACAGGTTGACGCTGTTAATGGCGAAAGATAAAAAAATTAAGAATAATAAATTACGCTTTATACTGATTAAAAAAATAGGCGAATGCTTCATCGAGGACAAGGTTCCTGCCGATTTGTTACAGAAGGTATTAAAGCTCGCAGTCGAAGGAGAGTAA
- the aroK gene encoding shikimate kinase AroK produces the protein MSIVKVRNIFLIGPMGAGKSTIGRTLAKELKLEFYDSDEVIEERAGADISWIFDIEGEEGFRKREQKVIDELTQKTNIVLATGGGVVMTPENRNALAGRGTVIYLKTSLQQQFERTKRDTKRPLLQTEDLESRLEMLRDEREPFYDELADISFETDKLTVKAVANNIIKYIYGEV, from the coding sequence ATGAGCATAGTTAAAGTACGCAACATTTTTCTAATTGGGCCAATGGGAGCAGGAAAAAGCACGATAGGCCGTACTTTGGCAAAGGAGCTCAAACTTGAGTTCTATGATTCAGATGAAGTAATAGAAGAACGTGCCGGTGCTGATATTTCCTGGATATTCGATATCGAAGGTGAAGAGGGTTTTCGTAAACGGGAACAAAAAGTCATTGATGAATTAACCCAGAAAACCAATATTGTGCTTGCAACTGGCGGTGGTGTAGTGATGACCCCCGAGAATCGAAATGCCCTGGCTGGACGAGGAACCGTTATTTATCTGAAGACTTCCTTGCAACAGCAATTTGAGCGCACCAAAAGAGATACGAAAAGACCGCTTTTGCAAACGGAAGATTTGGAAAGCCGTCTGGAAATGCTGCGTGATGAGAGAGAGCCTTTTTATGATGAGCTTGCAGACATCAGCTTTGAAACCGACAAATTAACCGTGAAAGCAGTCGCTAATAATATTATCAAATACATTTATGGCGAAGTCTGA